The DNA segment CTCAACCATCGTGCGCCCGAAAACACGCTTGCTGCATTCCGCCTAGCAGCTGAAAGTGGCTGCACATGGTTTGAAACCGACGTCGATATTATGGCGGACGGTACCCCAATCATTCTGCATGATACGTTACTAGATCGGACCACAAACAAGTCCGGGTATTTCTACGATCTCACCGCTGAAGATCTGCCAAGCATCGACGCGGGATCCTGGTTTTCTTCCGAATATGCCGGTGAACCTATGCCAACGCTTCATCAACTCGTAGATTTGATGAACGAAACAGGTATGAATGCCAACATTGAACTCAAATCCAATGAGCGCGGCAAAGCCATGTCGATGCAAATGATTGAAAACACGCTAGCAGAGCTCGACCGCCTCGATCCGGAACGCGAGGTTATCATTTCCTCGTTCAACCACCTTCTTCTTCATCATGTACATGACATGCGTCCAGATATTCCGATCGGCGCACTTTTCGTCGTTGATAACCTGTGGCCAGACTGGAAGTCTATCCTGGAGCTCGTCGGAGCAACCTACATCCATCCAGAGGACGCAAAGCTGACCCCAGAGCTCATCTCTCAATTCCGTGAAGCTGGTTATGGCGTGAATGTATGGACCGTTAACGGAAAAGACCGCGCCAACGAGCTATTCAACTGGGGTGCAACCGGAGTCTTTACCGACATCGCCGATGAATTCTTGAAGTAGTAACAGTATTTTAATGCCTATCAGGAGCAGGAAGGCAGGTTGCCTTCCCGCTCCTGACTGGTTCTGCTACTTGATATTTTCCAAAAATTGATGTTAGCGGCAACGTAGCAACTAACTAAAACAGAAAGTGAAAACTCATGATAGATAGTTTAACGTCGAGCGGACGTATACCTAAGTTCCTACAGCGCGGCAAAATCGGTGCCTTCTTAAGCATCGTCC comes from the Arcanobacterium phocisimile genome and includes:
- a CDS encoding glycerophosphodiester phosphodiesterase family protein; this translates as MKHTLLQREVIAHRGLNHRAPENTLAAFRLAAESGCTWFETDVDIMADGTPIILHDTLLDRTTNKSGYFYDLTAEDLPSIDAGSWFSSEYAGEPMPTLHQLVDLMNETGMNANIELKSNERGKAMSMQMIENTLAELDRLDPEREVIISSFNHLLLHHVHDMRPDIPIGALFVVDNLWPDWKSILELVGATYIHPEDAKLTPELISQFREAGYGVNVWTVNGKDRANELFNWGATGVFTDIADEFLK